From one Suricata suricatta isolate VVHF042 chromosome 8, meerkat_22Aug2017_6uvM2_HiC, whole genome shotgun sequence genomic stretch:
- the HS3ST4 gene encoding heparan sulfate glucosamine 3-O-sulfotransferase 4, which produces MTALFPFPPFSRNVMPKTLDGQVTMEKTPSYFVTNEAPKRIHAMAKDIKLIVVVRNPVTRAISDYTQTLSKKPEIPTFEVLAFKNRTLGLIDASWSAIRIGIYALHLENWLQYFPLSQILFVSGERLIVDPAGEMAKVQDFLGLKRVVTEKHFYFNKTKGFPCLKKPEDSSAPRCLGKSKGRTHPRIDPDVIHRLQKFYKPFNMMFYQMTGQDFQWEQEEGDK; this is translated from the coding sequence ATGAcggctctctttcctttccctcccttttccaGAAATGTGATGCCTAAGACTTTGGATGGGCAGGTGACCATGGAGAAGACGCCAAGTTACTTTGTGACCAACGAGGCTCCCAAGCGCATCCATGCCATGGCCAAGGACATCAAGCTCATCGTGGTGGTGAGAAACCCCGTGACCAGGGCCATCTCCGACTACACCCAGACACTGTCAAAGAAGCCCGAGATCCCCACCTTCGAGGTGCTGGCTTTCAAAAACCGGACCCTAGGGCTGATCGATGCCTCCTGGAGCGCCATTCGAATAGGGATCTATGCTCTGCACCTGGAGAACTGGCTCCAgtatttccccctctcccaaaTCCTCTTTGTCAGCGGGGAGCGCCTCATAGTGGACCCTGCCGGGGAAATGGCCAAAGTGCAGGATTTCCTAGGCCTCAAGCGTGTTGTGACTGAGAAGCATTTCTATTTCAACAAAACCAAGGGGTTCCCTTGTCTGAAGAAGCCAGAAGACAGCAGTGCCCCGAGATGCTTGGGCAAGAGCAAGGGGCGGACTCATCCCCGCATCGACCCAGATGTGATCCACAGACTGCAGAAATTCTACAAACCCTTCAACATGATGTTTTACCAAATGACTGGTCAAGATTTCCAATGGGAACAGGAAGAGGGTGACAAATGA